The nucleotide sequence AACTCTTCCACAGATTTGTCGCTTTTGCCTTCCTCTAAAAAAGCAAACAGCGACTTGAACATCCGGGTTGCGGCCCCGGAAGCGGGCACGAATTTGAGCAGTGTAATGTCCCCCTGGTTTGCCCGCAATTCAAAAAGCCGTACTTCTTCGTCGATTTTCTGATCGGTCAATCGTATGATTCCATCCCCAACGGTCGCTGCTTTGGATAAATGCAGGAACGGGAAACCGTCCTTAAAGAATTGGATTTGCTCCTGAACCAGGTCTGTGTTACTGCCGCGCTCTTTTATTTGGGATAGGTCGTTATCACTTAGCATAATTTGGTAATTTGAATGAATACTGAAACCTGACAGGTAAAGATTAAAAGGTATGAAATTTACGCAGTCCCGGCAAACTACTCCATAATCCGCAGTTTGGCAAAGCTCAGTAATAGGGTCTTTTCACCTATCCCTTCAAATTTCACCGTTGCCTTACGATCGGTGCCGTTAACATCCAGCTTGCTTACTACCCCAAATCCGAACTTAGGATGTTCGACCCGCTGCCCCACGACCAGACCCGAAGTGTCACTGGGCGTAAAATCCGGTGAGGGCGTATGCGCCGTGGCCGCCGTCTGTACGGGAGCGGTTTTCTTTGTAATATTTTTCAGAAAGCCCATGGGGTTGGGCTGTACTTCGCGCTCGGCAATGTGACGGGTGGCTTTAGAGGTATTAAGGTACCTTTGATCCACCTCCAGCAGAAAACGGCTCGGTTCGCACATTTTCAGGCGGCCCCACTGGTAACGGCTTTCTGCGTAGGAGAAAGTAAGTTTCTGCTCGGCCCGGGTGATGGCTACGTAAAACAACCGCCGCTCTTCTTCCAGATCCTGCCGACTTTCGAGCATCATCTGGCTGGGAAAAAGATCTTCCTCAAGACCAACTACGTACACATTCCTGAATTCCAATCCCTTGGCTGAGTGAATGGTCATCAGCGTAATGCGGTCATTGTCGCCGTCTTCATCGGGTTCATCGGCATTGGTGAGCAGCGCTACGGATTGTAGAAAGGTACCCAGGGTTTTGTCTTCATTTTCAGGATTATCGACAAACTCCTTGATGGCATTGAGCAATTCCTGCACGTTTTCGTAGCGCGACAGCCCCTCTACGGTTTTATCTTCGTAGAGTTCCCGCAGGATGCCCGAGGTTTTGGCTACGTGCGTAGCTACCTCGAAGGCATCCCGGCCCTGATCGATCATAAGCATAAAGCTTTTGATCAAGGTCGAGAATGATTCGACCGGAGCCGTGGCACGCCCACTGACGTACTGGTGGATATTACTTACCACATCCCAGATCGCTACCTGATTCTCCGCCGCCGTTACGGCAATTTTAGCAACCGTAGTATCACCGATTCCGCGCTTAGGCAGATTGATAATCCGCTTGAAGGCCTCCTCGTCTTGTTGGTTGACAATAAAACGCAGGTACGCCAGCAAATCCTTAATTTCTTTTCGTTGATAGAACGACAGGCCCCCCACGATCCGGTACTTGATACCCAGCCGCCGCAGGGCCTCTTCAAAAGCCCGCGACTGGGCGTTGGTCCGGTACAGAATGGCAAAATCGTTGTTGCGCAGACCGTGCTGCATTTTCTCCTCAAAAATGGAGGTAGCCACTAGCCTTCCTTCTTCATTGTCGGAGTTGGCCTTCACCACCTCAATCAGGGTACCTTCGTCATTTTCAGTAAAAACCTCCTTACGCAGCTGTGCTTTGTTGCGCGCTATTACCGAATTGGCTGTGTTGACAATGGTCTGGGTGGAGCGGTAGTTCTGCTCCAGCTTGATGGTGCGCACATCAGGAAAGTCCTTTTCGAAATTGAGGATATTTTCGATGTTGGCTCCCCGAAATGCATAGATGCTCTGCGCATCATCGCCTACTACGCAGATGTTGCGATGAACGGCCGAGAGTTTCCGTGTGATGAGGTACTGCGAGACGTTGGTATCCTGAAACTCGTCGACCATCACATACTGGAACTTGTGCTGGTACTTGTAGAGTACTTCGGGAAAGTCGCGAAACAAGACATTCGTATTGAACAGCAGATCATCGAAGTCCATGGCATTGGCCTGAAAGCAGCGTATGCTATAAGCTTTGTATAAGCGGCCGATTTCGGGCATGCGAGCCGCATTGTCATCAGCTTGGATTATGCTGTTGTTCAGATAATCGTCCGGCGATACCAAGCGGTTCTTGGCGCCCGAAATGCGGTTGAATACAGCATTGGCCTTGTAGACTTTATCATCCAGGTTGAACTCCTTGATAATACTGCGTAGCAATGACTTTGAGTCGTCGGTATCGTAAATGGAAAAATTACTGTTATAACCCAGGTACCTGGCTTCGATCCGCAGGATTTTGGCAAATACCGAGTGAAAGGTACCCATCCATATGTTCCGGGCTTCGTAACCCACACTGGTTTCGATGCGGTGGCGCATCTCAGCGGCAGCCTTATTCGTAAACGTCAATGACAGGATCCGAAATGGATCGACGCCATTTTCAATCAGATGGGCAATTCGAAACGTAAGTACGCGCGTTTTTCCTGAACCAGCCCCGGCAATTATCATCAGGGGGCCTTCGCCGTGCATGACGGCCTGGCGTTGGGGCTCGTTCAGACTCGATAAGTAATCATTCATAGATGTTCTCCAATCCGGATTCCGGAGGGGGGCGTATTGGCCCTTACTCCTGTGCAAAACCCAAAGTTAAAAAAAAAGCATCGAACCAGCGGCCTGCCAGTTCGATGCTCAGATGGCATTGGAGTCCCTATTCTACGGGCGCACTCACAATATTGGCCACACGCCAGATACCCCGGATTTCGTTGGAAGGTACCGTGACACTCCCGCCCATAGGGTTGTCCGAATGGAGTGTGAGGTAATGTTTAGTCAAAAGATCGTTTTCCCGAATTCGCTTCACCACAAAAAAATCGCGGTAAATCACTGCAAATACCCCACCTGACTGGTAAATCCAGTCGCCCGTATCAATGGGTACCGCCAGCACACGCGCACCATGTACCAGTTGGGGGCTCATACTATTGCCCGACACCTCGAGCACGACGGGCTCACGCAGATTCTGAACCAAGTCTTTACTAACCCGACAGGAATCCAAGTCCTGAAACCGGTATCCTTCTGAGTAACTTTCCACAAAACTGGCGTGAAACTTTACGGGCACAAAAGGTACGTCCACGTAGGCGGTTTCCTGGGGAGTTGGATGGGCATTGGAATAGTCGCCCTCATTCAGCACGGGCCCTTCGCCCCGGAGCAAGAAATCAGCCCTCACCTGGGGATAATAGTTAAGAATACCGATGATCGTGTCATAAGAAGGCTTAGCCCGGCCGCTCAGGATATTATAGAATTTGGATGAATTTTCATCCAAATCCTTCGCTATCTGATAGATAGTGATGCCCAAGGCATCAAACACCTGCTTGAGGCGGTCTTGGATTGAGTTGTCAGCTTCTTTCATGATCGTCATCTGTATTTTATATGTGCGCTAAGTTATAGCAAAAGTAAAATATATTTATGACACAAAAATACAAAATGTAAAAATATATAATCCTAAAAAACACTAAAAAGATATTAATTGTACAGACAAGCTTAAATAGGGCTTCCAGCTATTTCCAGATAAGACTATTTTTTAGACAATATTTTGTCATTTGTAGCGTGCACACATACCTGCATCAATTATCCAGATAAAAGACTCCTGCGGGGTAGGACCGGAAAATTTCGTCCTGTATTCATCTTATTCTTCTTGCTCGAAAAAATGTTCGGCTACTTATTGACAGTCGTAAAACGGGTAGGGTACTGACTGACAAAGGAGTAAGGTAAAGGTTTTAAGAGCAGCTATTCTTTAAATAAAAAACACCTGGGAGGACACTAAGATTTTGGTTCGATCTGGGATGTCGGGCAAGTAGAAAGACCGGTGAATTAAGCTTTTAGGTGATACTTTGATTATTAATGAATCGGTTCCAAATAAAATTTGCTTTTGTGTTGGTAAGACTCTATTTTTCCGCTCCTTTTACGTCCATAGGCAGGACGTTTCTGGTGAGTATGTGAATAATAGTACAAATTGATCAATTGTTTATTGAACAAGGTAACTAATTGTTTTAGAGTGTTTTAATAGTGATTTTATCAATAAATAACCAGGCACAAAATAATAGAAAAATACTATTTTATATTCGAGTTTTTAAAAAAAATAAAAAAAACTGAAACATAGCTTGCTTTTTTTTAGAAGGAAAACCCATACTTTTGCAACGGTACATTTTTTAACTTTAATCGAAATTTTATTTTACCAAAAAGCATTTACTCAAAACTTTTTATTAACTCACAACCAAAATCTCAATTAACCCTTTAAAAGTAAGTCTGATGGAAAAGAAAGCTACAACTCCGGCGCCTAAAGCAGCCGCAGCACCGAA is from Salmonirosea aquatica and encodes:
- a CDS encoding ATP-dependent helicase gives rise to the protein MNDYLSSLNEPQRQAVMHGEGPLMIIAGAGSGKTRVLTFRIAHLIENGVDPFRILSLTFTNKAAAEMRHRIETSVGYEARNIWMGTFHSVFAKILRIEARYLGYNSNFSIYDTDDSKSLLRSIIKEFNLDDKVYKANAVFNRISGAKNRLVSPDDYLNNSIIQADDNAARMPEIGRLYKAYSIRCFQANAMDFDDLLFNTNVLFRDFPEVLYKYQHKFQYVMVDEFQDTNVSQYLITRKLSAVHRNICVVGDDAQSIYAFRGANIENILNFEKDFPDVRTIKLEQNYRSTQTIVNTANSVIARNKAQLRKEVFTENDEGTLIEVVKANSDNEEGRLVATSIFEEKMQHGLRNNDFAILYRTNAQSRAFEEALRRLGIKYRIVGGLSFYQRKEIKDLLAYLRFIVNQQDEEAFKRIINLPKRGIGDTTVAKIAVTAAENQVAIWDVVSNIHQYVSGRATAPVESFSTLIKSFMLMIDQGRDAFEVATHVAKTSGILRELYEDKTVEGLSRYENVQELLNAIKEFVDNPENEDKTLGTFLQSVALLTNADEPDEDGDNDRITLMTIHSAKGLEFRNVYVVGLEEDLFPSQMMLESRQDLEEERRLFYVAITRAEQKLTFSYAESRYQWGRLKMCEPSRFLLEVDQRYLNTSKATRHIAEREVQPNPMGFLKNITKKTAPVQTAATAHTPSPDFTPSDTSGLVVGQRVEHPKFGFGVVSKLDVNGTDRKATVKFEGIGEKTLLLSFAKLRIME
- a CDS encoding S24 family peptidase; protein product: MKEADNSIQDRLKQVFDALGITIYQIAKDLDENSSKFYNILSGRAKPSYDTIIGILNYYPQVRADFLLRGEGPVLNEGDYSNAHPTPQETAYVDVPFVPVKFHASFVESYSEGYRFQDLDSCRVSKDLVQNLREPVVLEVSGNSMSPQLVHGARVLAVPIDTGDWIYQSGGVFAVIYRDFFVVKRIRENDLLTKHYLTLHSDNPMGGSVTVPSNEIRGIWRVANIVSAPVE